The following are from one region of the Nicotiana tomentosiformis chromosome 7, ASM39032v3, whole genome shotgun sequence genome:
- the LOC104094019 gene encoding uncharacterized protein: MSSFRTDRIWMYNRLVPSRKGVTTEFLEGVQGFVEFALMQHDFVSNGSIRCPCSRCRNISGFLEPHDVRAHLYKHGFMPNYYQWESHGEPFIPIFRPQPSRNTEKEIGPEITIENQYRTMVLDAIGHSFNFESDGFNLDGEEEQPPTRNAQEFFDMLKASEEPLFDGCVNHSTLSAVCRLLNIKSEFNMSDNCYNQILLFLKELLPEDAKLPNDYYRTKQMVAKLGLGYEKIDVCKTGCIIYYKGNKDKVNCPKCGQPRYKPKRGGNGRQKDVAYKVLRYFSITPRLQRLYMSTKTAENMIWHWKSRREPGVMSHPSDGEA; the protein is encoded by the coding sequence ATGAGTTCCTTTAGAACTGATCGTATATGGATGTATAATAGACTAGTGCCTAGTCGAAAAGGAGTCACTACTGAGTTCCTAGAGGGTGTGCAGGGATTTGTAGAGTTTGCAttaatgcaacatgacttcgttTCTAATGGAAGTATAAGGTGTCCATGTTCAAGATGTAGAAATATTAGTGGGTTTCTTGAACCTCATGATGTTAGAGCACATCTGTACAAGCATGGTTTTATGCCTAACTATTATCAATGGGAATCACATGGGGAGCCTTTTATACCAATTTTTAGACCTCAACCTAGTAGGAATACAGAAAAAGAAATAGGTCCTGAGATAACAATAGAAAATCAGTATCGCACTATGGTATTGGATGCAATTGGTCATAGTTTCAACTTTGAAAGTGATGGATTTAATTTGGATGGTGAAGAAGAACAGCCTCCTACTCGAAATGCTCAAGAATTTTTTGATATGCTAAAAGCTTCAGAAGAGCCATTGTTTGATGGATGTGTTAATCATTCTACGTTGTCAGCGGTCTGCAGGCTACTGAACATTAAGTCCGAGTTTAACATGAGTGACAATTGCTATAACCAAATTTTGCTATTTCTGAAGGAGCTCTTACCTGAAGATGCTAAGTTACCTAACGATTACTACAGGACTAAACAAATGGTTGCAAAACTTGGGCTAGGATATGAAAAGATAGATGTATGCAAGACAGGTTGTATCATATATTACAAGGGTAATAAAGATAAAGTGAATTGTCCAAAGTGTGGTCAACCACGTTATAAGCCTAAGAGAGGAGGCAATGGAAGGCAAAAAGATGTTGCATATAAAGTATTACGTTATTTTTCTATAACTCCGAGATTACAAAGGTTATATATGTCAACAAAGACTGCTGAAAATATGATATGGCATTGGAAATCTCGTCGAGAACCCGGGGTAATGAGTCATCCAAGTGATGGAGAGGCATAG